The genomic region TCGGAATAGGAAGATCCAACGCGCGCAGGAGGAGTACGAGCGCGACAGTCGCAACCCCGCGCGCGCCGGGGCGAGCGGGGAGCCCGTGAGGCCGTGCGTCATCGTCCGACCAGTGAGATGTGAGGAGAAGCTCTCGTGTCAGAGCGCGGAGAGCGCGGAGAGCGGGGACGTGGAGGCGGAGGACAAACAGGCGCTGCACGAGACAGTTTCTCTTGACTGTTAACTTAGTGCAACTTCAGGGAACGAGACTGTGGAATAAACAGGAAAAGCAATAAGGCACAAAGAACTCCCACACCCCTCTGCTGCTTGTAGATGAATTaggaaaaaaatgcagaatACTGAGCAGAATAGGCCTAGAGGTAACATTTCACGGACACACAGATTAGCTGTGATGCCACACTCCTCCCTAAAACACCACTATTTAGCCAACTCCTTTTGGGACTATGTAAAGTATTTGCCTGCTTTGACTTTTGGGCCTCCCTCTTTCCCCTTTCCCCCCCAGCCCTAAAATGTTGTTTAAACCTCAAATATGTTGAAACTTTAAATCCTCCCAGGGATGTGCACATCGTTGTGCTTAAATTATTGAGAGCTGGTGAGATAACACAGACCATAATGGCTGGCTGATCTTCCTTGGCATGTCCTCTGACACACTACCAGTATGTAGTTAGTCTATAATGGATGTTGTGGTGCTGTTAGGCAGTGCAAAGCTGCACATAGGCTATAGACAACGGCTTATTTGTTTGCTGTAGTATTTTTCCTTCAATCAAGTGACTTAGCATATTTGCATAAAGTACTGTCCTCCAATGTCTGATAGACATCTGTAGGTAGCTCTAGTTAGCCTGACAGGATGCAAAACCTTTTTGCTGTAGTTATGCACataagattttttcttttttcctttcaagtGTCTTTAACGTAACTCTTTGGCGCTAATACAGTATTTTAATTTTTGAGTATTTATAATGTATTCTCTGAGATGTAATAAATTGAGAAATCTTCCAAGAGAGGCTTTCAGTTGAAGCcagtcttttttctctctctctttgtctctcctgATCCTTAATATTGTATAATAGTGGGCCTACTAGAAATTCTGTGTCATTTATTATATGAATTCACTGTAAATGTATGCCATTATGAGAGCTGGAATGTTTGCAGTAACACCATCTTTCTGGAGTTCATTTAACCTGCCTTATCAAAGGAAAATGTGTAATATTCAAAGtttctaaataaatacatgatatatataaatactttaTGTTAATCCCTTGAATGTGTCAGGACCACCTTTACTACTGAAGGAAATGTACAACTACACTGGAAACTGAATTGACAGGTACAATTTATCATCATGATTGCAGTACTGTATAGGTgactgtcacggcggggtgcgccggtgtgttttttgaaacaggacccaaaagcagatgtggACGAGGTGTTGCAGGTTTAAACAGAAAGTGATCCTTTATTTGGATGATTGCAGGGGTTAAACAAGGAACCCTAAGCAAACTAAAAAcacactaagaaacaaatacTATGAAGGACAAGGACTATGACTATGACTATGGTGGGGATAACAGACAACCCGACAATGACATtcagaaaacagaggacttaaataggggaagtggagacacatgaggaaacagctgactaggataaacataatgatgcacagggaagagtaaaactaaccacatgaacacagaacacaagacccttttcaaaataaaacaggaaacatgcagaCTTAGACAcgacaacacaacttaacaggCCTAACACACATGACAGACTAGACAAGGAACCAAACAtaaccacacagacatgacgtatgaaccagggagacttagtacaggggagatgacataacTAAGAAACAGGACTACACAGTAATCTAGAAATTAACTAGGTGAACTAAGCTAAggcacaaataaatacaaaagatacataaactcaaacactgggtcgctcgacccaggaccatgacaggtgacattatgaaaatgtttacatttacattctTACCATTGCCCAATCCTCTTGGAGTGAACAAATGACCTTCCCAAGGGTCTCTAAGAACCCATGAGCCGTGAACTACTGGTGCTGAAAGCTGTGTCTACTGAATACAAAATCACATTCACTGCATATAGGGCAATATCGTCCATACAGACCCTATCAGTCTTGCCCACAGACACACCATCCTTGAGCTCAACTTCTTTCTGCAAGCCCCATCACATCTTATTGGACATTGGTGGCCATGAGTCGGCATCAGACAGCACGTTGGCTGGGTACCAGGACACCATGTTCCTAATTGTCCCCAGCAAAAATGCTTGGGAATAAGAAGCAATCTTTGGCAAGATGCCCCCTCTGGAACATGCACTGACAGCCCGCCCATCTATCTTATCTCATTGGCATAAGTGCAACAAAATGAAGCCATTTATCCTCACAGGAAAATTGGAAAAAGTCAGTGAAAGATGACTGATGCATCCTacatttaaacatatgtttACTTCACAGCAATTTATAGATTTGAAACCAGAAGGTCAAACAAATTattgacatttaaaataaatacgtaATAATTAGAAGGATACGGTGCATTAAATGTTGCAATTCTATGTAGCTAGATCTGGCCACAACCTGCAGCAATCATACTCATAATTACCTTGTGCAACTCTTGCCTCTGATAAATGTGGatctaaattttatttatttggacgTGCAGGCATCTCTTGCCAACAAGGCAGGATGAGGAAGTACACTGACTTGGTGTCAGTAGCAGTGAAAGAATGAATGTGAGTGGGCATGGGCGGATGGAGATCAATGATAACTAGATAGTTTAAATGATTGAAGGTCAGTGTCTCAGAAGAGGTGGAGGGAAGTGGAACACAGTAGCTGGGGAGGGAAGTGGGTTCACCAGCCAGGACTCTATTGTGCCCAATGACTACAAATTAGTGGAGGTCTGTGGCTAAGTCTTTTATGATGATTAGTCCCTAAGAAGGGGAAGTCTGTGGCTGTCAGTTGTGGGCAATtcgtgggagtgtgtgtgttgcagttgGTGTAGATTACTTGTGGGGTGCTACTACAAAAAGAATAGGGTGACTAGGCTAAGTACCCAGGTGGAAAGAAGTAGCAAAGGGTGGATAAAGGTGATTGACTAATGGTAGGGAGTTCAGTATCTAAGAATGGATAGAAGGCTCTGGCTATGAATGGACAGAGAAATGGAAGGAGGTCAGCTGCTATAAAATGACGAAGTATGTAAATAAGATTGAACAGAAATGCATGGCTCAAACTGTATGAAGTACTGGAAGAGCTTATCAGCTAGACTTGGCTAGGGTTGTCAAAGTTCAGTGACTAGAAATGGTTGGAAGCTTTGAATCTTTTAAAAATCTGAGTCTAGGAACTGACAGTGGAATGGTAGCTGGGGATGGATGGAAATCAATGGCTAGGAATCATTTGAGTGTCTAGGAATGGACAAATGAATGGTGGGAAGCTAGTAACCATAAATGGATGGAGGTTACTAGATAGAAATGGACAGATACATGGAAAGATATCGGTTATAGTGAAAGAATAGTGAAAGTCCATGGATACAAGTTAATAGAAGTGTCTGGCTCAAAATGTACATGGTAATGGAAGAGCTCAACAGCTAGGTTTGGATAGAGCTGTCACAGTTCTGTGGCTAGAAATAGTTGGAAGTTAAGAATCTATTAAAAGTCAGAGTCTAGGAGTTGACACTGCAATGGTAGGATGGCAGTAGCTAGGAATGGATGGAAATCAGTGACTGAGAATCAGTTGAGTATCTAGTAATGGACAAAGGAATGGTGGGAGGTTAGTAGACAGGAATGGGTTGAAGTAACTGGATAGTAATGGACAGACAAATGGTGAGGGATCAGCAGCTAAGAATTGATGGAGGTCAGTGGCTAGGAATTTACAGAGGAGTGGAAGGGGACACTAGGTAAAGATGGAAAACGGTTGGTGGCTAGGATGGAAGTCAACAGCGTACaaaaggaaatggaaaaagGGCAGTAGCTGTGATTTAAGTAAAGTCATTGTCAGTGCCTCAGAGTCACTGAGGGTTGCCAGTCTGGAAAGATTTAAGGAATTATGAGGTCTGTTTCGAGGAATTATTTAATCAGTGAGTTGAAATGGATAGAGATCAGTTGACGAATGTAAGCTGAAAGTCAATAGCTTTGAAATGGAGGTCAGAAGCCAGTAGCCGGGAATGGATTGTGATCAGTAGTCAGTAATTGGGAATGGATGGCGATAAGAGGTCAATAATCAGTAATGAATTATGACAGCTATTATCTATTATCAGACATATAGCTGCATTAGAAAGGCAGAGACAGAGGGCAGACAGAGACTTTTGTGACATAAGTTCACTTTGGGAATAGCCTACTTATCGTGTATAACCTAATTTAAAATTAATGGGGCCAGTTTTCACGGTTTTGTTGTCTCAGGAGGCATGCTCATCACCGCTCCAAATAGACTCTGCAAGGTGCGCTGGTTGGCCAGTAAGTGGAAATAGGGGCTCTAGACATTGTTTAATGTCTCAATGATGGTGCCATTATGGTTGTGAGTACTGTGTATGTCACCTAAGGCAACATGCCTTCATATAGGTCTACACATCAAAGTAAAACTATCTATATTAGCTTGCACCACCTTCTCAAAGGAAatgactgcattttttttctttcttttttgtcttgtgGGATGATGTCCCAGCATAATTAGTAACTAAACATAATTTAAGGCTAAGCGGATAGAGAGCGACATCATCCAAATGATGATTTATAAATTCAATTCTCAGTTGTGAAGTAAATGAAGTGAAAATAATACAGTAAAACAGCTGCTAGTTTCACttcttttaaaacattaaagtgaCTCTACGTAGGTCAGCAAAAGGGGTGTGGCAGTTGGCATAATCGTTGCACAGAGTGTGTGCTTGTGGATGAGTGAACTTTGTGGTGTAGGATGTAGCACTTAATGGCATAACTCGAAGATGCATGGCgggagaggggagagaaagaaaaagagctcTATTCAGacgagggtgtgtgtgtgcaaggatTTATGGTATAGAAAGATGCAGTCGCTGGTTTGGCTTGTTTCTCTGTTCCACACTGAGACATTGTTGCAAACTGTGTAGCTTGATGTTTGAAAAGAAAACCCAGAACATAAGGAATATTACCTCTGAATTGTCATgcgaaaaacagaaatgtttctgCAGTGCAGGTGTAACATTACATCGAGACAGTGTGAAGATTTGGACCTTCTCCAAGCGGTGAAAGAACTCAGCTCAGGTTGTTCCTACAAGGCCTGGCAAGTAAACTACTGGGCGTGCCAATTAATGGGCTTCCGGTTGCACTCAATATAAAACCAACACTTCTGCCAACCTGCCTGCTGTGGAGCATCGGACTTTAAAGGGCTACACATTAACAGAAGCAGCATGAGtgggggattaaaaaaaaaaaaattgagtgaTAAACACTTCACAGTCCACTGCGTCAGAGATTGGAAGATTTCTCAGTCTTTGATATGCAGCAGGAATTCACtggaattaaaacatttctcaaGGTGAAGGGATGAATTAGACGCGCGTCCGGTTACAGCTTTCTCATGCTGATAAGGCTTTGCCTGCGACTTTACAGCTCGCTCCGATTATTCCACTGAGCTGCATTAGCAGATTGGTTCTGGGCTCCATATCTCGGCTCAGAGTCATGACAAGTGTCAGTTCACTGTCAGGAAGAGAGGGAACCACTGCTCCCGTTCTCACCCCTGCTGTCAGGGTTTGAGGAGGATGATTTGTCACCACCAGTGTCTGTGTATATGCTTCATTACTGCGGGTTCAAGCTGTGACTGTGAGGGTACATTACCAAGAACTCAGGCAAGTACCTTCATGGCTCTGTGGGCAAGAAAGAAGGAATCGAAAATAAGATTTGTTCAAAGTGTGTATCATTTTTGATGTGCTGTACTGTTCTGCCCTCATTCTCCTGTAATTCATATAGGCCTCAGTTTAACTAGAACATTACTAACAGAGATGCAGTGGTCTCTAAGAAAATGGGTGTTTTAAATGGAAGCCTTAGAGTCATTGAAAGAGTGGAGTAGtcgcatgtatgtgtgtgaactACAACACAGTGTTTTCTGATCATGATAGTATGTAAGATGCTTGGTCCATAATTTGATCTAAACTATATAAACTACTGGCTACAATTGTAGCGACCAGATGATGACTCCAAATGTCTACATTGTCTCATGCAAATTATCTCTGCTGATCACAAAATGACAGGAACGCTCATGTGGTTATCAAAATATCATGCAGGGAAAAGGGCAAAAATAATCCTTATGGTCTGCATCTAGTTAAGTTCCTTAAGAGAggtctgtgattttttttaatgattaaaatatatttttcgcTCAAGTAAATTATATCCATCTTATAAAAATAACTTCAAGTTAAAAATTACATTCGGTGGAAAACCAAAGCCTCTTTAGTGGGAATCGAaaaatttttgtatttttgagaaaaaCTCAACCAGTCCAGTTAGCTTCTATCAAAAGATTGTagggaaaaacaaataaacaaaccccaaaacaatggCCTAAAAGAGACAAAAGTTCTGCAGAGCTGTGGGATTTGTTACTATGACTGATACAGGCAGTCACAAGATCTATAGTTAGTAAATAATTCAATAACAACATGTTATTGATCCattgtgagatttttttttgtttctcctgaTGTTGTGTATGGCTGTGTTCCTCTTACCTTCACCTAAATAAAACTCATGATGTGTATTGATTTACTGTGTGTTCACCCTGCTTGGGTATTACAGTGGGTGCATTTTACAGCCATCGAGGCCCCACAGGACACCAGAATGTGAGTATAGGCCCGAACAGCAAATATGTTTCTCGAATGTAAAACGGCTCCAGTTGATACCCTCCACTGAATTTTCTCGCGGTGGAGAGGGG from Astatotilapia calliptera chromosome 10, fAstCal1.2, whole genome shotgun sequence harbors:
- the LOC113030535 gene encoding uncharacterized protein C11orf87 homolog, with product MTARTAEASGLSVPLHRCHGGFQASNGTCAEQLSLFPPFSSTLALLVLVAVLVGIVLVSLATFHFHKRKLRNRKIQRAQEEYERDSRNPARAGASGEPVRPCVIVRPVRCEEKLSCQSAESAESGDVEAEDKQALHETVSLDC